The DNA region GGGAACCCGTTTTCCCATGGTTCTGAATCTTGTTACTCGTTCTGTCAGCGGTCCGCTTGATATCAGGGGCGATCATTCTGACCTTTATTATGCATTAAATACCGGCTGGGTTATTCTAACAGCTAAAACACCGCAAGCTGTTTATGATATGAATATCATGGCACTAAAAATTGCGGAACATTCAAAAGTTCGATTACCGGTTATTGTTGCTTATGATGGCTTCTTCACGTCTCATCAAAAACGTAAAGTTGAATACTTCAAAGATCGTAAAGTGGTTCAAGAATTTGTTGGTGAGTGCCCGACCGATTACAATTTTGCAAGGGATCTCAAAAAGCCAGTAACCATTGGGGCGCATATGAGCGGTGATGATTTTATCAATAATCATTTCCAACAATCTGAAGCAATCTATAATGCGGGTGAAGTTTTCAAGGAAGTTGCAGCTGAATATGCACTAGTTTCAGGAAGAGAATATCCTGTCCTGGATTTATATAAAATGGAGGATGCTGATGTTGCTGTATTTCTATTAAATTCAGCGGCAGAATCAGCAAAAGATGTTGTCGACCAGCTTCGTGCTAAAGGAATTAAAGCCGGAGTGATTAGTCCGAACATTATTCGCCCATTCCCTGCAAAGGAAATTCGTGAAGCTCTAAAAAATGTGAAAGCATTATTAGTTGGTGAACGTGCGGATTCTTATGGTGCAAATGGACCTAATTTAACACATGAGGTGAAATCTGCCCTCCAAGATGATAAGGACAACAAGACCATTGTCCTAAGCCGTGTATTCGGACTTGGAGGTAAGGATTTCTATGCAAGTGATGCACATAAGTTCTTTGAAATGGTCATTGAGGCGAAAGAAAAAGGCTTTGCGGAAAAGCCTTTTGATTACTATGGTCATATTCCAGGAAATCCTGAAAAAATCCTTAAGCCTGTCATTCTGCCGCAGCATGGTGATGTATATAAAACAGGGTTAATCGATGTAAAAATGGATGAAGTGACAAACAAATTAAAGGTAAAAATTCCGCCGCTTCGTGCTTTAACGGGAAAGCCAAAGAGAATTGCATCAGGGCACGGGGCTTGTCCAGGCTGTGGGATTTTTGCTGGTCTGGAATTATTCTTTAAAGGGATAGAAGGGGACATTGTTACACTTTTCCAAACAGGCTGTGCATACGTAACAACAACATCCTATCCAAGTACATCACATAAGCAAACGACGATACACAATTTGTTCCAAAATGGTGCTGCCACCTTATCTGGTACGCTTGAAGCATTTTTAGAGCTGCAAAGCCGCGGTGAAATTGATGTTGCCGACAATGCCACCTTTGTAATGATTACTGGTGATGGCGGTATGGATATTGGTATGGGTTCTGCCATTGGAACTGCACTTAGAGGACATAAGCTGATTATGCTAGAGTATGATAATGAAGGCTATATGAATACAGGCTCGCAAATGTCTTATTCTACTCCGATGGGTCATATGACTAGCACTTCAGGTGTCGGTAAAGCTCAAAAGGGTAAAGCCTTCCATCATAAAGACACAGCTCAAATTATGGCTGCAACAAATATGCCTTATGTGTTTACTGGTTCCGAGGCCTTCCCGCAGGACTTAGTGAAAAAGGGCGCAAAGGCTCAGTGGTATGCACAAAATGTCGGAACTGTTTACGGGAAAATTCTGATTACCTGTCCATTAAATTGGAAATCTGATGACCGCTATGGTACAAAAATATTAGAAGAAGCTGTAAATTCCTGCTTTTTCCCGCTCTATGAGATAGAGCAAGGGGTTACAACGATTACTTATAACCCTGAGGAAAAGAAAAAGCGTGTTCAGCTTGCTGATTGGTTAAAATACATGGGTAAGACAAAACACCTTCTAAAAGAGGAAAACAAATCAATTTTAGAAGAGTTTGAGGTAGAAGTGGAGAAACGCTGGTCACGTTTAAAAGCCAAGCACGAAAATCCATTATTATAAATGCATTAAAAAAGCAAAGCGCCTAAAAAAAACCGCTTTGCTTTTTTCGTCTTACTATTACTAACAGCGACAAAATCTTCATTTTTTTGCCACAAAAAGGAATATTATCATATAATGTAGAATATAGATTTATTATTATTGTTCTATTTTGGGATTTGCGGGGTGGCTGCAGGTGAAAGATCAAATGAATCAAAAAGTTGTATTGCATCTAGCGCAAGATCACGATAAAAATTATATAAATAAGAGAGAATTACAAGAAAGTGAAAGAAAGTATAGTCGGATATTTGAGCTTTCGATGGATGGTTTAATCTTATGGAATGATGATTATCGTATTGTGGATATTAATAGCATGGCTTCAAAAATGTTAGGTATGACAAAAGATAAGTTAATGGGTCACGCGATACTTGACTTGTTTGAGTCTCATAGAGAGAACCAGCAAGAAATAATTCGACATATTGAACAAGTAATTCATTGTGGAGACTTTGTTTCATCAATAAAAATTGAAACAAAGGATGGGATTGAAAAGTATTTTGATGTATCTACCAAAAGAGGCATGGTAGATGGCATAAATTTCACCATTATTAAGGATGTTACTGAGGCTGCTAAAATGCAGGAACAACTAAGAAATTCTGACCGATTGAATGTAATTGGTGAACTAGCTGCAGGGATTGCTCATGAAATTCGTAATCCGATGACAGCATTAAAAGGTTTTATTCAGCTGCTGGAAGGAAGCATAAAATCTGAACATGCCATGTATTATGAGGTAATTACCTCAGAATTAGCGAGAATTGACTCCATCATCAATGAATTTTTAATTTTGTCAAAACCAAAGGTAATTAGATTTCAAGAAATAAATGTAAATCAGATTATGAAGGAAACGCTGGATTTACTTAGTGCACAGGCAGTACTTTATAATGTTCAATTTACCGCAAACTATGAATCTCATTTACCGTATCTTTATTGTGAACCAAACCAGCTAAAAAAGGTATTTATCAATATAATAAAAAATGCCATTGAAGGTATGCCTGAAGGTGGAGAGATAACGATCACTCTAAAAAAGGATGAAAAAAATCAAATTATTATTTCTATTCAAGATGAAGGGATCGGGATGCCCAAGGATAAACTAAAAAAGCTTGGAGAACCGTTCTATACTACAAAAGAACGCGGCACTGGCCTCGGCTTAATGGTGAGCTTTAAAATTATTGATGAACATAAAGGCAATATTAAAGTTGAAAGTGAGGAAGGAAAAGGAACGACTTTCCATCTAACCTTGCCATTAGGACTTGATAGACTAATTGTCTAAAAAAGCAATCCAGCTGGATTGCCTTTTTAGAATATTTAGTTAATTATTTCTAACGGCTTCGACAAGCTTCTCTAATGTATTAATTTCAGTTCTCTTTTTTATTAGGACTTTTCCTAGCTCTAGTGATTTCTGTTTGGCGGTAAGACGTGATTGTTGGTTTGGTATTTGATCTAAATCGGCTACGTGGGCAAGACCAATGGTTCTGCGGATTAACTCGCAACCAGCAAATCCAACAGCATCCTCAAAATATTTCGATAATATAAAGTTTAAAAAGGTATTTGTACCTGCGAACTCCTCTTTATTTTCTGTCTTCCATAAGCGAGTATATTGTTCTTTAAAAATATTCCAGAACGTTTCAATATGCTGGATAATCAACGTTTCCTTCTCTTGATTTGCAATTAACTGAAAGGCAAGATTCGCAAATACTTGGCCGATATCGAAGCCAGCTGGCCCATAAAAGGCGAATTCCGGATCAATAACCTTTGTTTGGGACTCGCAGGCAAAAATACTTCCGGTGTGCAAGTCACCGTGAAGAAGTACCTCTGCCTCCGATAAGAAGCTTTTTTTCAATACAGTCACATGAAACTTTAGATCTTGATCTTGCCATAATTTTTCAACAGCAGGACGCAAGCTCTCCTCAAAGTCATTTGTTTCTGCATCGAAAAAAGGATCAGTAAAGATTAAGTCCTCGGTAATTTTGCATAGCTCAGGATTGATAAACCTTTGAACCTGTTCCTTTTTTAGCGATGGCCCGATGGCATAATCAGAAGTATAAAATAATGTTTTTGCTAAAAATTCGCCAAGATGCTTAGAAATTAACGGATAGGTCTCCCCGTTAATAAAGCCGGTTCTGGCGATGGAAAGATGAGAAAGGTCCTCCATGACCGTAATCGCCAGAACATCATCTGTATAATATACTTCCGGTACGAAATCTGGGGTAATATGGCCAAAGACCTTTAATGCATCTGCTTCAATTTTGGCTCTTTTGACTGTAAGCGGCCAGCTTTCGCCAACAACCTTTGCATAGGGAAGTGCCTGTTTAATAATAAGCCCTTTCCTTTGCTTGTTATCAATGATATGGAAAACAAGATTAAGATTTCCGTCACCAATTTCAGTACAAGTAAGCTCTGCATTCTCAGGTAAAATATTTAAGCTTTTTGCTAATGCCAACGCACTTGCTTCTGTTAATGGCTGGTATGTTTGGTTCTTTAATAGACTCATAATGATTTCCTCCTTGGTTTTAGAGGCTTTTGGTGCAGACAATAACACGAAAAAGCCTCTTTCGATAAGAAAGAGGCTAGAAGACGGTTGTGTCTGTCGCACCTCTCATCTCTCAAAAGGATGATTTCCTTTTGTTGGAATTAGCACCGTGCCTAGAAAGGGGAGAGTTCCCAGCGCTAAAAAAGCACCCATTAACAATGGCATTCTGGTCGGTTGCTGGGCTTCAAAGGGCCAATCCCTCAGCCAGCTCGTGATAAGAGTAAATGAAATTTATAATCTGCTAAGTATGATAACAGGATTAAATGAAAAGTGTCAATATTATTTGAAAATTAATTATAATATTCTGGTTTTCGATCTGTAAAAACCGGAATTTGTTTGCGAATATCCTTCACTAGGCCCAAATCAACCACTGCTGTTAGGATTTCCTCATTCTTACCTGCCTCTGCTATAACCTCGCCCCATGGGTCGATAATCATCGAGTGACCGGCAAACTCGTTGTTAGGGTCAGCTCCTGAACGATTGCAGGCAATAACATAACATTGATTTTCAATCGCTCTTGCTATTAGTAAAGCCCTCCAGTGTGCTAATCGAGGGGCAGGCCACTCGGCAACAACAAATAAAGCCTCTGCTCCCTGGGCGGTATGGGAGCGGATCCATTCTGGGAAGCGGATATCATAGCATATGACACCTGCAAACTGACAATCTGCAAGTTTAAATAAGCCTTTTTCAGTCCCAGCTTTCAAATGCAAATGTTCATCCATTAGTTTGAAAAGGTGAAGTTTATTATATTCATGTACTAGCTTCCCCTCTTTATTGATAATCAGCAAGGTATTCATTACACCAGTATCCACACGATTTGCGACGGAACCTCCAACCATATGCACATGGTATTTCTTTGCTGCCTTCTTTAGAAATTTAATCGTTTCCAGAGCATTCTTGTCTGCTATGGTATCAAGGCGTGTTAAATCATAACCTGTTGTCCATAATTCTGGCAAAACAATAATATCAGGCTTTTCGATAACAGCCTGTTCAATTAGTTTTTCTGCCAATTGATAGTTTTTACTAGAATCACCAAAGGCAATATCCATTTGAATACATGCAATTGTAAATTTCATTACACTTCTCCTCATTTTGAAAGTTCGGAATTTTTTCTTTACAAGCTCTTACTAAAGTTATATCATTTGTGATTAGAATTTCAATACAAAAATGAAAACAAAAAAAGCGGGTGAATACAATGAAACAATTCCAGCCATCGGAATTATTAAATAGTTTACCAAAACAATTTTTTGCCTCATTAGTAAAAAAGGTAGGACAGTTTGTGGATGAGGGTCATGATGTGATAAATCTTGGACAAGGTAATCCCGATCAGCCGACACCTGAACATATCGTTAGAAGTATTCAGGAAGCTGCAGCTAAACCTGTTAACCATAAATATTCTCCTTTTCAAGGGCAGAGGTACTTAAAACAAGCCGCAGCTGACTTTTATCAGCGTGAATATGGTGTAACGATTGATCCCAATTCAGAGGTCGCCATTTTGTTTGGGGGTAAGGCAGGCTTGGTAGAAATACCACAGTGTTTGTTAAATCCTGGTGATACGATGCTCGTACCGGATCCAGGTTATCCAGATTATTGGTCAGGGGTTGCCCTGGCGAAAGCGGAGATGGTAACCATGCCGTTACGAGAGCAAAATAATTTTCTACCAGACTTTAAAGAACTAAATTTAGAGACACTGGAAAAGGCAAAGTTAATGTATCTCAATTATCCAAATAACCCTACAGGGGCAACAGCAACGAAGGAATTCTTTGAGGAAACTGTTCTTCTTGCTAACCAAAATGATATATGTGTCGTCCATGATTTTGCTTATGGTGCCATTGGTTTTGATGGTGAAAGACCACTAAGCTTTTTACAGGTTAAAGGGGCAAAAGAGGTGGGGATTGAAATTTATACCTTATCTAAAACCTACAATATGGCAGGCTGGCGCGTTGGTTTTGCTATTGGCAACGCAAGTGTGATATCAGCAATTGAACTACTTCAAGATCATATGTATGTTAGTTTGTTTGGAGCGGTACAAGAGGCAGCCGCAACAGCGTTAACAGAGTCACAAGAGTGTGTTCACGAATTGAATGACCTTTATGAGCGGAGGAGGAATGTGTTGATTGATGGCCTTCAGGGTCTCGGTTGGCAGGTAACCGCACCAAAAGGTTCATTTTTTGCCTGGTTGAAGGTTCCAGCTGGGTTAACATCAGAGCAGTTCGCTGATATTCTTTTGGAGCAAGCTCATATTATGGTGGCTCCGGGGATTGGATTTGGTGAGTTTGGTGAAGGGTTTGTCCGAGTAGGCTTGCTATCGTCAGAGGAACGTTTAGAGGAAGCTGTAAGAAGAATAAGTAAGTTAGAAATTTTTAAAAAATAGATTGACAAACTATTTATTTCTTGCGATAATCCAAAATAATAGTTAAACAATGTGAATATATTGAATAATACAATCGTTTTCTTATTAAGAGCAGGCGGAGGGAAAAGCCCGATGAAGCCCGGCAACCGACTTAAACTAGTTTAAGCACGGTGCTAAATCTTGCAGCAAATTGGCTGAAAGATGAGAAGATGTTAGTTTGTGATGCTAACCTCTTCTTTTTGAAGAGGTTTTTTATGTTTTTTGAAAGGATGTTGATCATATATGTCTGAATTGATTGCTACATACTTAATACACGATGAAAAAAATCCAGAAAAAAAGGCAGAGGAAATTTCTTTAGGATTGACCGTCGGTTCATGGACGAATTTGCCAGAACTTGAGCAAAGTCAATTACGGAAGCATAAAGGCCGAGTCGTTTCGGTTGAGCGAATATCCTCAGAGGAAGAGGAGAGGTCGCTTCTTCGAATCGCCTACCCAGCAATAAATTTTTCAAATGACATTCCAGCTATATTGACAACTGTTTTTGGAAAATTGTCATTGGATGGGAAAATAAAATTAGTAGACTTAGAATTTGAAGCTGAATTAGCTGATCAGTTTCCTGGTCCAAAATTCGGCATCGATGGACTTAGAGATAGATTGGGAGTTTATCACCGTCCTCTCTTAATGAGTATCTTCAAAGGAGTACTGGGGAAAGACCTTGACTTTTTAATCAGTCAGCTCAAACAGCAAGCCTTGGGAGGAGTAGACTTTGTAAAGGATGATGAGATTCTCTTTGAAAATAATCTCACTCCGTTTGAAAAAAGAATCATCGCAGGGAAAAGCGCATTAAAGGATGTGTTTGAAGAAACCGGGCACCGTACCCTATATGCAGTTAACCTAACAGGAAGAACCTCACAATTGAAGGATCGAGCAAGGAAAGCTACTGAGCTTGGCGCTGACCTCCTTTTGTTCAATGTCTTTGCCTATGGATTGGATGTCCTTCAGGAATTACGGGAGGACGATGAGATTGCGTTACCGTTAATGGCCCATCCAGCTGTCAGCGGCGCATTGACGGCTTCATCCCATTACGGAATCTCCCATTCCTTGTTACTGGGTAAGCTACTCCGCTATGCAGGTGCAGATTTGTCATTATTCCCATCACCTTATGGGACAGTGGCGCTAGATAAACCAAAGGCATTGTCGATTTCAAGTGAATTAACAAAAAAGTCTAGTTTCAAGCAATCTTTTCCCGTCCCTTCTGCTGGGATTCATCCTGGATTAGTGCCGTTATTAATCCGTGACTTTGGAATTGATTCGGTTATTAATGCCGGAGGAGGCATCCATGGCCATCCAGATGGTGCTCGCGGTGGTGCTCTCGCCTTCCGTCAGGCGATAGAAACCAATCTGCAAGGGAAATCCTTGGCAGAGGGGGCATTAGGTTTTCCCGAACTAAATAAGGCACTTCAATTATGGGGAAATGCGGAGGTGACAGCATAAATGAAGAAGCCAGTTATTTATTGTGACTTTGACGGTACGATTACGGATAGTGATAACATCATCGCTATCATGAAAAAATTCGCCCCTCCTAATTGGGAAGTAGTGAAGGACCAAATTCTAACCCGCGAAATTTCAATAAGCGAAGGAGTCGGGAGATTATTTGCGGAATTATCAAGTGATAAAAAACAGGAAATCACCTCATTTGCAATAGAAAATGCAAGGATTCGAGACGGTTTTCCTGAATTTGTTGAATTTGCTCGTTCTGAAGGCATTCCACTTTATATTGTTAGTGGTGGAATTGATTTCTTTGTTTATCCCATCCTTGAAAATTATGGACCTTTTGATGGTGTCTATTGCAATCAAGCAGATTTTTCAGGAGAAACCATAAAGATTCTATGGCCATATGAATGCGATTCTTTATGTGAAAATAACTGCGGTTGCTGTAAACCGAGTATCATACGCAAACTGACAAAGGATGCGGACAGTTTTACCATTGTCATTGGTGATTCCGTAACGGATCTAGAGGCAGCAAAACTAGCAAACTTTGTACTTGCAAGGGATTTGCTTGAGGAAAAGTGTGTGGAATGGGGGATCAACCACCAGGGATTTAAAACCTTCTTTGATTGTATAGAAGCAATAAAAAATAGAATTGAGGTGAAGAAGCTAGCATGGTAACAGAAAAATGGAGGGAATTAGCAGATGTAAAGGATGAACTTGCACAGAGGGATTGGTTTATGGGCACAAGTGGGAACCTTGCCATTAAGGTTAGTGATAATCCGCTGCAATTCCTAGTTACTGCCAGTGGGAAAGATAAGCGTAAACGTACGGAGGAGGACTTTTTGTTAGTTGATGAATTCGGGCGTGCAGTGGAAGAAACTCATTTGAAGCCTTCAGCTGAAACACTTCTTCACGTTGAAATTTACCGTAAAACGCAAGCTGCTTGTAGCCTTCATGTGCATACAATTGACAATAATGTCATTTCCGAGGTCTATGGTGATCAAGGTGAAGTAACATTTAAAGGACAAGAATTAATTAAGGCATTTGGTATGTGGGAAGAAGACGCAATATTAAAAATTCCGATTATCAAAAACTTTGCTCATATTCCAACGCTTGCGCATGAGTTTTCTGAGCATATTTGTGGGGATTCTGGTGCGGTTTTAATCCGAAATCACGGTATTACCGTATGGGGGAGAAATGCATTTGAAGCAAAGAAAATTCTCGAAGCCTCTGAATTTTTATTTCGTTATCAACTACGATTAATAGAGCATAAACCATATCAACTGTTTAAGGTTGTTTAATTAGATTAAGGAGAGGAAGATAATAATGGCATACATTACATTTCAAAGCAGAGAAGAACAAATTCATAATCAAGAGGAAGTAGAAAGCTTTCTAAACAGTCAAGAAGTGATCTACGAAAAATGGGATATCACAAGGCTTCCTCAGGATTTAGTTGAAAAGTATTCTTTAAGTGATGAGGAAAAAGAAGAGATCCTTCGTTCCTTTGCGGGTGAAATCGCAGATATTTCCGAACGCAGAGGCTATAAAGCCCAAGATGTGATTTCCTTATCTGAAAATACACCCAATCTAGATGTATTGCTGACAAATTTTAAAAATGAGCATCATCATACAGATGATGAAGTCCGATTCATTGTTAGTGGTCATGGTGTGTTTGTCATACAAGGAAAAGATGGTGAGTTTTTTGAGGTCCATCTAGTACCTGGTGATTTAATATCTGTACCGGAAAATATAAGACACTATTTTACCCTAGAAGAAGACAGAAAAGTTGTAGCTATTCGGATTTTTGTTACGACGGAGGGATGGGTACCAATTTACGAAAAACAAGAAATAAGTCTATAATTTTTGAAAAACTGGCAGCGAACTTGCATGCCGGTTTTTTGTATTTTTTGGGAAAAATATTTGAATGAAGCAGTATGATTTCAACAAAGAAATTTGTCACAAAAACTAGAAATCTCTTAAGAATGATGTCGAAAAACAATAGAAAATGCTTGTTTTGTCTACTTTTGCGAAACTGTTTACTTTTATACGAATTCTTGTAATAATCTTTCAAGTAGTCTATTTTTAGCGACTTAATGTATAAGAGTAAGGAGTAGGTGGAGAAAAGTGTACATGCATGAGAACGAACCTTCTGAGATGCTAGAAGCGATAAAGTCAAAAAGAGAATCAATGATCAATTGTGCGAACAAAAAAGGTTTTACTTGTGAGGAAACAATAAAATATAGTCAGGAACTTGATTTATTAATTAACGAATACCAAAAAGTAACCATGCATTCGAATGAAGAAGTGAAATTTGCCTTTAACAAAATGATTATGATTTGGCCAAAGGTTTGTCTGTGAGTATACCTAAAATAATGTCTAAAAGAGATCGATCAAGAATATCATCACTAATAGTCCGATAATAAAAGCATAAGTAGAAACTCGCTCATTGCCATCGCCATGGCTTTCTGGAATTAATTCTTTATAAATAATAAATAACATCGCACCCGAAGCAAAAGAAAGCCCATATGGGACAAGCCCCTTTACAAATGATGTCAAAGAATAACCAATTAGCGAAGTAACAATTTCAATTGCTCCCGTTAACGTAGCCAATATGAAGGCCTTAAATTTACTTATCTTTTGATTAATCAAAAAAAGTGCAACAAGAAGGCCTTCAGGCGCATTTTGGACACCGATGGCAAGCGCAATTAAGTTTCCAGTATCACCTGATTCTGAAGCATAACTAACCCCTACAGATAAGCCCTCAGGAATATTATGCAGTGTGATTGCTGAAATAATTAACAATGATTTTTCATCAAATTTTAATCCATACTGATTATGCTCTAAATCGAGATGTGGTATATTTTTCTCAAGAAGAGTTAATGCCATTACTCCTAAGGTTACTCCTATTGCCAATGAAACAAAGCCGCCAAGCCTCAGCGCCTCAGGTATAAGACCAATAGTTGAGGCAGCCATCATGATTCCTGCGCTAAAGGCCAATAATATATCTCTCCAACGGTGTGTGACGGATTGATTAATGAAAAGAATAATTAATGCCCCTGCACCTGTTGATAAAGCAGACAATACACTACCAAGAATTACTTCAATCATTTAAACCCCATACCTTTCAAAATTAATATAAAAATTCTACAATTATTGACAAAAACTGTGATTTTTATCATTGTATATATCTGAATTTTTCATATAGTTAAATTAGCCCTTTTTAAATAAATATTCTTTTAAATACTGATCTTTCTACAAAATGTCCTACTTCTAGACTTTACTTCTATCACGTAATTTATCAATTTAGAAAACAGAAAACTATCATTGTTGGTACTATGCTTGTGTTGCGATACATATATCGTAATAAAAGGCATTTTTTATAACCAAGGAGAGCAAACGCTTTCAAACACTTTTACGAAACCATAGGGGAGGGAAAGTCTTACATGCACATTGTCGTATGTGTCAAACAAGTACCAGATACAAAAATCATAAAAATTAATCCTAAGACAAACACACTAGACCGCCGCAGCGCACCAGCCATTTTAAACCCTTACGATGCACATGCCGTACAGGCAGCCGTGAAAATTAAAGAAAAAATTGGTGGTTCAATTTCCGTTTTGTCGATGGGTCCGCCACAAGCAACGGCTGTCATTAAGAAAAGTGTTGAAATTGGTGCAGATAAGGGATATTTGATTTCTGACAGAGCCTTTGCTGGAGCAGATACACTGGCAACAAGCTATGCGTTATCGAAAGCATTAGAAAGAATAAATAAGGAATGTCCTGTAGATTTAGTTATTTGCGGAAAACATGCGATTGATGGGGACACTGGTCAGGTTGGACCCGGCATTGCCAGAAGGATGGATATTCCTCCAGTCACAAATGTGATTGATGTTTCTGAAGTCAATTTAGAAGAGAAAACTGTATTAATCAAACGTAAATTGTCAAATGGTTATGAACTTATCCAAGCTGAATTACCATGCCTGTTAACGGTTGAAAAAGAGATAAATGATATCGAATACTCACCAATGACAAATATGATAAAAGCTGCACGCTATGAGCCAGTAATCTGGGCAGTTAGTGATTTAGAGGATGTTGATAAAACACAGCTTGGGCTTAAAGGTTCACCGACGATTGTCGGAAAAATGTTTACACCTCCAAGGGCAGAAGGCGGAAAAAAAATCGAGGGATCTGCTGACGAGCAAGTAAAACAGCTCATGGAAATCTTATTGGAGAATAGAGACGTATTAACGATTCAATCAACGAATCAATAACGGTACCTTACGAGGTGTGGAGGGGTTAACATGAATTTGGATGAATATCGCGGAGTTTGGATCTTTATCGAACAGAATGAAGGTAAGGTTGAAGGTGTTTCTCTTGAATTACTTGGTGAAGGCAGAAAACTGGCAGATAAATTAGAGGTACCTTTAGGCGGATTTTTGCTGGGGAGCGATGTGAAATCATTAGCAAATCAAGTTATTGCTTATGGCGCTGATGAAGTGTACATGGTCGATCACCCAGTGTTAAAGCAATACCGGACAGAGTCATATATGCAAGGGGTCATGCTGCTTGTTGAAAAATATAAGCCTGAAATCATTCTTTATGGCGCAACTCCAAATGGTAAAGACTTAGCAAGTGCGGTTGCTACAGATTTAGTAACCGGGCTGACAGCCGATACAACGATGCTTGATGTAGATGTCGAAAAACGCTTGCTTGAAGCAAGCCGTCCAGCATTTGGCGGTAATATTATGGCGACAATCCTTTGTAAGAAGCATCGACCGCAGATGGCAACGGTTAGACCAAAGGTAATGAAGGCACTAACACCAGACGCGAGCAGATTAGGGAAAATAATTGAAGAAAGTATCAGTCTAAAA from Neobacillus sp. FSL H8-0543 includes:
- a CDS encoding electron transfer flavoprotein subunit alpha/FixB family protein, producing MNLDEYRGVWIFIEQNEGKVEGVSLELLGEGRKLADKLEVPLGGFLLGSDVKSLANQVIAYGADEVYMVDHPVLKQYRTESYMQGVMLLVEKYKPEIILYGATPNGKDLASAVATDLVTGLTADTTMLDVDVEKRLLEASRPAFGGNIMATILCKKHRPQMATVRPKVMKALTPDASRLGKIIEESISLKEEDMRTKVLQIVNDVTKKANLADAHVIVCGGKGMGDVQNFQILYELADTIGATVGGTRDVVEAGWLPHELQIGQTGETVTPKIYFAVALSGAIQHVVGMKNSDLIIAINKDPNAPIFDVATYGIVGDAMEVVPKLIEQFKQLRNEKGGEISYA
- a CDS encoding cupin domain-containing protein; protein product: MAYITFQSREEQIHNQEEVESFLNSQEVIYEKWDITRLPQDLVEKYSLSDEEKEEILRSFAGEIADISERRGYKAQDVISLSENTPNLDVLLTNFKNEHHHTDDEVRFIVSGHGVFVIQGKDGEFFEVHLVPGDLISVPENIRHYFTLEEDRKVVAIRIFVTTEGWVPIYEKQEISL
- a CDS encoding electron transfer flavoprotein subunit beta/FixA family protein — its product is MHIVVCVKQVPDTKIIKINPKTNTLDRRSAPAILNPYDAHAVQAAVKIKEKIGGSISVLSMGPPQATAVIKKSVEIGADKGYLISDRAFAGADTLATSYALSKALERINKECPVDLVICGKHAIDGDTGQVGPGIARRMDIPPVTNVIDVSEVNLEEKTVLIKRKLSNGYELIQAELPCLLTVEKEINDIEYSPMTNMIKAARYEPVIWAVSDLEDVDKTQLGLKGSPTIVGKMFTPPRAEGGKKIEGSADEQVKQLMEILLENRDVLTIQSTNQ
- a CDS encoding 2-hydroxy-3-keto-5-methylthiopentenyl-1-phosphate phosphatase produces the protein MKKPVIYCDFDGTITDSDNIIAIMKKFAPPNWEVVKDQILTREISISEGVGRLFAELSSDKKQEITSFAIENARIRDGFPEFVEFARSEGIPLYIVSGGIDFFVYPILENYGPFDGVYCNQADFSGETIKILWPYECDSLCENNCGCCKPSIIRKLTKDADSFTIVIGDSVTDLEAAKLANFVLARDLLEEKCVEWGINHQGFKTFFDCIEAIKNRIEVKKLAW
- a CDS encoding aspartyl-phosphate phosphatase Spo0E family protein, which produces MHENEPSEMLEAIKSKRESMINCANKKGFTCEETIKYSQELDLLINEYQKVTMHSNEEVKFAFNKMIMIWPKVCL
- a CDS encoding ZIP family metal transporter — protein: MIEVILGSVLSALSTGAGALIILFINQSVTHRWRDILLAFSAGIMMAASTIGLIPEALRLGGFVSLAIGVTLGVMALTLLEKNIPHLDLEHNQYGLKFDEKSLLIISAITLHNIPEGLSVGVSYASESGDTGNLIALAIGVQNAPEGLLVALFLINQKISKFKAFILATLTGAIEIVTSLIGYSLTSFVKGLVPYGLSFASGAMLFIIYKELIPESHGDGNERVSTYAFIIGLLVMIFLIDLF
- the mtnW gene encoding 2,3-diketo-5-methylthiopentyl-1-phosphate enolase, with protein sequence MSELIATYLIHDEKNPEKKAEEISLGLTVGSWTNLPELEQSQLRKHKGRVVSVERISSEEEERSLLRIAYPAINFSNDIPAILTTVFGKLSLDGKIKLVDLEFEAELADQFPGPKFGIDGLRDRLGVYHRPLLMSIFKGVLGKDLDFLISQLKQQALGGVDFVKDDEILFENNLTPFEKRIIAGKSALKDVFEETGHRTLYAVNLTGRTSQLKDRARKATELGADLLLFNVFAYGLDVLQELREDDEIALPLMAHPAVSGALTASSHYGISHSLLLGKLLRYAGADLSLFPSPYGTVALDKPKALSISSELTKKSSFKQSFPVPSAGIHPGLVPLLIRDFGIDSVINAGGGIHGHPDGARGGALAFRQAIETNLQGKSLAEGALGFPELNKALQLWGNAEVTA
- a CDS encoding methylthioribulose 1-phosphate dehydratase yields the protein MVTEKWRELADVKDELAQRDWFMGTSGNLAIKVSDNPLQFLVTASGKDKRKRTEEDFLLVDEFGRAVEETHLKPSAETLLHVEIYRKTQAACSLHVHTIDNNVISEVYGDQGEVTFKGQELIKAFGMWEEDAILKIPIIKNFAHIPTLAHEFSEHICGDSGAVLIRNHGITVWGRNAFEAKKILEASEFLFRYQLRLIEHKPYQLFKVV